One window from the genome of Thermaerobacter marianensis DSM 12885 encodes:
- a CDS encoding ABC transporter permease translates to MGLFWLENRTMLLRWWYRLRREPLTLLSTVLQPVLWLLLFGHLLARMAAGDVPGGDYLTFMTAGAMVMTVFNGAINGGVELLFDRETGFLQRLMAAPIRRLSIVTSRFAYIVAVTAVQNLLIALTAYLLGVRFATGLAGVLAALGIGGLFGAGVATLSIALAFAVRRHPEFFTITAFLSLPLLFLSSALAPLDLMPAWMRWLARLNPMTYAIEATRALVLYGWDARVAGTMLAGLLAFDLLALLVAARVLRRGLA, encoded by the coding sequence ATGGGCCTCTTCTGGCTGGAGAACCGGACGATGCTGCTCCGCTGGTGGTACCGGCTGCGCCGGGAGCCGCTGACCCTGCTGTCCACGGTGCTGCAGCCGGTGTTGTGGCTCCTGCTCTTCGGCCACCTGCTGGCGCGGATGGCGGCCGGCGACGTGCCCGGCGGCGACTATCTGACCTTCATGACCGCCGGCGCCATGGTGATGACCGTCTTCAACGGCGCCATCAACGGCGGCGTCGAGCTCCTCTTCGACCGGGAGACCGGGTTCCTGCAGCGGCTCATGGCGGCCCCGATCCGGAGGCTGTCCATCGTCACCAGCCGGTTCGCCTACATCGTCGCCGTCACCGCCGTGCAGAACCTGCTGATCGCCCTGACCGCCTACCTGCTGGGCGTGCGCTTCGCCACCGGGCTGGCGGGGGTCCTGGCCGCCCTGGGCATCGGCGGGCTCTTCGGCGCCGGGGTGGCCACCCTGTCCATCGCCCTGGCCTTCGCCGTCCGGCGCCACCCCGAGTTCTTCACCATCACCGCTTTCCTCAGCCTGCCCTTGCTGTTCCTGAGCTCCGCCCTGGCACCCCTCGACCTCATGCCCGCCTGGATGCGGTGGCTGGCGCGGCTGAACCCCATGACGTACGCCATCGAGGCCACCCGGGCGCTGGTCCTCTACGGCTGGGACGCCCGGGTGGCGGGGACGATGCTGGCCGGCCTGCTGGCCTTCGACCTGCTGGCCCTGCTGGTGGCGGCGCGGGTGCTGCGCCGGGGGCTGGCCTGA